A part of Helicobacter himalayensis genomic DNA contains:
- a CDS encoding ABC transporter permease encodes MRVRPNLRLSLYVLPKYLRFDKSQPFISITALLAFFGVGIGVMVLCVAMAIMNGMSKEFERKLFIMNYPLSIYAMSSKGVNDEILQALRAHFPNLLFSPYLRANALSRVGNNMGAAVVIGVDIESEIAINEVVKKAYEGENGALNTEKITQFKENGFSALIGKELSLHYFLESGDKLSLYFTNLEPSAFGLFPQSKRFEVAEVFDSGLRAYNEAYIYTNLSALQKLRKLDSGLYDGIHIFSKDAFKDKELLKDFLHQNFSEPVGVEGWWEQNGNFFSAMELEKRALFIVLMLIILMASLNIISSLLMVVMTRRREIALMLSMGASKGEIKQSFFSLGVVIGGGGIVLGVILTCIALFVLSHFPIISLPADVYGTSTLPLELSAIDFLLTLFGAIMIVCASSYYPAYKASQIDALAVLRNE; translated from the coding sequence ATGCGTGTGCGACCAAATTTGCGATTAAGTTTATATGTTTTACCAAAATATTTGCGTTTTGATAAAAGCCAGCCTTTTATCAGTATCACGGCACTTTTGGCGTTTTTTGGCGTTGGTATTGGCGTGATGGTGCTGTGCGTGGCGATGGCGATTATGAATGGTATGAGCAAGGAATTTGAGCGCAAGCTTTTTATTATGAATTATCCTTTAAGTATTTATGCGATGAGCTCAAAAGGCGTGAATGATGAGATTTTACAGGCTTTGAGGGCACATTTTCCCAATCTTTTATTTAGTCCATATTTGCGCGCAAATGCTCTAAGTCGCGTGGGAAATAATATGGGTGCAGCAGTGGTGATTGGCGTTGATATAGAGAGTGAGATTGCTATTAATGAAGTGGTAAAAAAGGCGTATGAGGGGGAAAATGGTGCTTTAAACACGGAGAAAATTACACAATTCAAGGAAAATGGGTTTTCCGCACTCATTGGCAAAGAGCTAAGTTTGCACTATTTTTTAGAATCTGGCGATAAGCTTAGCTTGTATTTTACAAATCTTGAGCCTAGCGCATTTGGGCTTTTCCCTCAAAGCAAACGTTTTGAAGTGGCAGAAGTGTTTGATTCTGGACTTAGGGCGTATAATGAGGCGTATATTTATACGAATTTGAGTGCGTTGCAGAAGCTTAGAAAGTTAGATTCTGGGTTGTATGATGGAATCCACATTTTTAGCAAGGACGCTTTTAAGGACAAAGAACTTTTAAAAGATTTTTTGCACCAAAATTTTAGCGAACCTGTGGGTGTTGAAGGCTGGTGGGAGCAAAATGGGAATTTTTTCTCCGCGATGGAGCTAGAAAAACGTGCGCTTTTTATCGTACTAATGCTTATTATCCTTATGGCAAGTTTGAATATTATTAGCTCGCTTTTAATGGTTGTGATGACGCGCAGACGCGAGATTGCACTTATGCTTTCAATGGGTGCAAGCAAAGGGGAGATAAAGCAGAGTTTTTTTTCGCTCGGCGTGGTGATTGGCGGAGGTGGTATTGTGCTTGGTGTGATTCTTACCTGCATTGCGCTTTTTGTGCTAAGTCATTTTCCTATTATTTCTCTGCCTGCTGATGTGTATGGCACAAGCACACTTCCGCTTGAACTAAGCGCGATTGAT